The Streptomyces sp. NBC_01276 genome contains the following window.
GGAGATGGGCAAGCTCCAGGACGACCTGGACCACGCCAACGCGTGGGACCTCGACGCCCAGCTGGAGCAGGCCATGGACGCCCTGGGCTGCCCGCCCGGCGACTGGCCGGTCACCAACCTCTCCGGTGGTGAGAAGCGCCGCGTGGCCCTCTGCAAGCTGCTGCTCGAGGCCCCCGACCTGCTGCTCCTCGACGAGCCCACCAACCACCTCGACGCCGAGTCCGTGAACTGGCTGGAGCAGCACCTCGCCCAGTACAAGGGCGCCGTCGTGGCCGTCACCCACGACCGTTACTTCCTCGACAACGTCGCCGAGTGGATCCTCGAACTCGACCGCGGCCGCGCGCACCCCTACGAGGGCAACTACTCCACCTACCTGGAGAAGAAGGCCGAGCGCCTCAAGGTCGAGGGCAAGAAGGACGAGAAGCGCGCCAAGCGCCTCAAGGAAGAGCTGGAGTGGGTCCGCTCCAACGCCAAGGGCCGCCAGGCGAAGTCCAAGGCCCGTCTCGCTCGCTACGAGGAGATGGCGGCCGAGGCCGACAAGATGCGCAAGCTGGACTTCGAGGAGATCCAGATCCCGCCGGGCCCGCGTCTGGGCTCGATCGTGGTCGAGGTCAACAACCTCTCCAAGGCGTTCGGTGACAAGGTCCTCATCGACGACCTGTCCTTCACGCTGCCGCGCAACGGCATCGTCGGCATCATCGGCCCCAACGGCGCCGGCAAGACCACGCTCTTCAAGATGATCCAGGGCCTGGAGACGCCGGACTCCGGCGAGATCAAGGTCGGCGAGACCGTCAAGATCTCGTACGTGGACCAGGGCCGCGCCAACATCGACCCCAAGAAGTCCCTCTGGGCGGTCGTGTCGGACGAGCTGGACTACATCAACGTCGGCCAGGTCGAGATGCCGTCCCGCGCGTACGTCAGCGCCTTCGGCTTCAAGGGCCCGGACCAGCAGAAGCCGGCCGGTGTGCTCTCCGGCGGTGAGCGCAACCGCCTGAACCTCGCGCTCACCCTCAAGCAGGGCGGCAACCTGCTGCTCCTCGACGAGCCCACCAACGACCTCGACGTCGAGACCCTGGGCTCCCTGGAGAACGCGCTGCTGGAGTTCCCCGGTGCGGCCGTGGTCGTCTCCCACGACCGCTGGTTCCTGGACCGGGTCGCCACGCACATCCTGGCGTACGAGGGCGACTCGAAGTGGTTCTGGTTCGAGGGCAACTTCGAGTCCTACGAGAAGAACAAGGTCGAGCGGCTCGGCCCGGACGCCACGCGCCCGCACCGCGCCACCTACAAGAAGCTCACCCGGGGTTAGGCCGAGACCATGGCCAGACACCACTACCGGTGCCCCCTCCGCTGGGCGGACATGGATGCCTTCGGGCACGTCAACAACGTGGTCTTCCTCCGTTACCTGGAGGAGGCCCGCATCGACTTCATGTTCCGTCTGGCGCCGGGGGAGGGCAGCGACTCGTTCACGGGCGGCTCCGTCGTGGCCCGTCACGAGATCGACTACAAGCTGCCCCTCGTGCACCGGCACGAGCCGGTGCTCATCGAGTCCTGGGTGACCCGGATAGGCGCCGCGTCCCTGACCATCCGCTACGAGGTGAAGGACGAGGCGACGGCCGACGCTCCCGAGACGGTGTACGTCCGGGCCGAGACCGTGGTCGTGCCCTACAACCTCGCCGAGGGGCGGCCCCGCCGCATCACGGCCGAGGAGCGGCACTTCCTGGAGCAGTACCTCGACGCGCCCGCGGCGGCCGAAGGGCGCCTCGCGGCATGAACGAGCAGCTGCACTTCGCCGACTCCGGGGAGGCGGCGGACCTCGCCGCCTTCCTGGGCCGGCTGGTGCACTACGACCGCGCCGCCGCCGTCCGCGTCCAGGCGCGGGCGGGCGGCGGGGCGCTCGCCGTCTTCGGGAGGCCGCCGTCCTTCGACGTCCTGGCCGTCCGCACGGCACGGCTCGCCGCACCCCTCACCACCCCGCTGGACGTGACCGTGTCCGCCGGCGAGCTGCTGGAGGCGGTCGACGAGACCGGCGCCGGACTCCTCGTCCCCGGACCCGTCACCGGCCCGCCCTGGGCCGGGGTGCTCCCGCCGCACGGCGGCTGGCAGCCCGTGCCGGGGCTGCCCGCGCCCGAGGCGGTACGGGCGGCCGTTGCCGCCGCCGTCGCCGAGTTCCGGGCCCGCGACGAGGCCCTGCCCCCGCAGCACCGCACCCGGTCCGAGCGGGACCGCATCGGCCGCGAGATCTGGTCGCGCACGCTGGGTGACACCGACCTCCCGCTGCGCGCCGTGCACGCCGCCCAGTCCCTGGGTTTCCTGCGGCCGGTACGGGCCACCGTCCCGCCGGCCACCACCCCCGTCGGCACCCCCACGCCGGTGGCGCTGTTCGCCTCCGGCGGCTGGCTGCGGCTGGCCACGCCCTACGGCTCCGTCGCCACCCGGCGTCCCGGCCGGACCGGCGGGCTGGGCGCCCTCCAGGTACGGCCGGTCTGAACGCGCGGCCGGGGCGTCCCGGCTAACCCGCGGTGTTGATCATCGAGGCGGCCGCGTAGGTCAGGTACCGCCACAGCTGCGCCTCGTGCGCCGGCGCCAGGCCCAGCTCGTCCACCGCGACCCGCATGTGCGCGAGCCACGCGTCGTGCGCGGCCGCGTCCACCTGGAACGGGGCGTGCCGCATGCGCAGGCGCGGGTGGCCGCGGTGGTCGCTGTACGTCGTCGGACCGCCCCAGTACTGCATCAGGAAGAGCGCGAACCGCTCCTCCGCGGGCCCGAGGTCCTCCTCCGGGTACATCGGACGCAGCAGCGGGTCCCCCGCGACCCCCTGGTAGAAGCGGTGGACCAGACGGCGGAAGGTCTCCTCGCCGCCCACCTGCTCGTAGAAGGTCGTCTCCTGGACCGTGCTCTGCGGATCGTCATTCACCCGACCATCGTCTCAGACGCCCGGACGGAGGACCCCGGTCCTAGGACTTCGGATGCCCGCCCGCGGGGGCGAGGGGTCGCACCCGGAGGCCGCCCGCAGCACAGTGGAGACATGGGCACGGGCGGCACGGGCGCTCACGCGTCACGCACTCCACGCGATCCCCGCACACCCCGCACCCCGCCGGGCGGCCCGGCGGCACGGGACCTGCGGGCGACCGCGCACGCCGCCCAGGTACGGGAGCTCACCGCCGCGGGCGCGCTGGAGGACCCGGCCTGGCGGGCGGCCTTCGCGGCCGTGCCCCGGCACCTCTTCGTGCCGTACTTCTGGACCGGCCGGGGCGCCGGGCACGAACGGCTGTGGGGCGAGGACCCCGATCCGGTACGGCGGGCCCGCTGGCTGCGCGGGGTGTACACGGACGCCCCCCTGGCGACGCGGCTGCGCGACGGCGAGCTGGTCTCCTCCAGCAGCCAGCCCTCCCTGATGGCGAAGATGCTGGAGAGCCTGGAGGTGCGCGACGGGGACGACGTGCTGGAGATCGGCGCGGGGACCGGCTACAACGCCGCGCTGCTGTGCCACCGGATCGGCGAGGAGCACGTCACCACGGTGGACCTCGACGAGGAGATCACCGAGGCGGCGCGGGCCCATCTGGCCCTGCTCGGATACCGGCCGACGGTGGTCACCGGGGACGGCGCGCGCGGCTGCCCCGCGCGGGCCCCCTTCGACCGGATCCTGGTGACCTGCACCCTGCCGCTGATCCCGCACGCCTGGCTGGGCCAGTGCCGGCCGGGGGCGCGGATCCTGGCGCCCCTGTCGACCGGGCTGATCGCCCTCACGGTCCGGGACGCCGACTTCGCCGAGGGCCGCTTCCTGCACACCTCCGCCTACTTCGTCCCGCTGCGCGGGGCCACGGCCTCACCGCTGCCCGCGGGGGCCACGGGACCGCTGCACGGGGTGCCGTACGAGATGGTGGAGAACGAGCGCTTCCAGTTCCTGCTGATCCTGACCGCGGGCGTGCTGCACCCGCGCGAGGCGCTGGACCTGTGGCGCCGCGAGGGCCGGCCGCCGCGCGAGCGGTTCGGCGTCACCGTCACCGCCGAGGGCCAGTGGTCCTGGCTCGACGATCCCCAGGGGCCCTACGTGTGGCCCCTGGGGGAGGCCGTCGGATAGCGGCTACGGCCGGCCGCGGCGGACGGTGATGGTGGTCCAGGCCCCCACGTGGACCCGGTCGCCGTCGGCGAGCGGGACCGGGACGTACGGCTGGATCGGTTCCTCACCGCCGTTGATGGTGGTCCCGTTGGTGGAGTTCTGGTCCACCACGGCCCAGCCGCCGTCGGGCTGCTGCACCAGCACGGCGTGCTGGTGGGAGACGCCCGGGTCCTCCGGGGGCACCGACAGGTCGACGTCCGGGGACTCGCCCGTCGAGGCGCGGCGGCGGCCGATGGTGATCTGGCCGCCGGCGAGCGGGAGGTGCTGCTCCGGGGAGTACGCGGGCAGGTTGAGCCCGGCCGCCTCGGGGCCGCTGCGCTGCATCATCGCCATGAAGTACGAGCGGTCGGGGCCGATCGTCGCCGTCCAGGAGCCGGTGCCGTTCTGGGGCGGGGAAGGCTGCTGGGGCTGCTGCGCCTGCTGGGGCTGGTACTCGTGCTGCGGCGGGGCGGGCTGCCGGACCGGCTGCTGCGGGTACTCCGGCGGCGGCGGGGGCTGCTGGTAGTGCGGCTGCTGGTACTCCTGGTGCACCGGCTGCGGCTGCACCGGCTGCGCCGGCGGGGGTTGCACCGGCTGCGGCTGCCGCTCGGAGGCGGGCGGCGGCAGCAGCCAGTCGTCCTCGCCCTGGAGCGGCTCGGCGGGGCGGTTGACCCGCGAGGGCCGGGAGCCCTGGTAGTCGAAGTGGTCCTGTGAGTACACCGGCTGGGGCGGCGCCGGGGGCGGGGGCGGCGGGGTGCCCGCGCCCGTTCCCGCGCCGATCGCCTGGCCCTGGTTCTGGCCCTGGCCGACGGCATTGCCCGGACCGCCGTTGGGGCCGCCGTTGGGGCCGCTGTTCGGGCCGCCGTCCGGGGCCGAGGCGTACGGGGTCGCGCTGCGCGTCAGGAAGTTGTACCGGCACTCCTCGCAGAACGGCGCCATGGCCTCGCGCGGGGTCCGGCACTGCGGGCACAGCTCGGCCTGGGCGGTCGGCTCACCCGAGGTGGGAGGGTAGCCGTAGCCGTAGGAGGGCGCCGCGGGGGTGCCCGTAGGGGCAGCCATGCGGTGGCCGCAGACCTCGCACCAGTCGTCGGAGGCGGACTGGTGCCCGTTCGGGCAGGTCGGCATCGCGGCGCTTCCCCCTTCTCCCTGCGTCAAGGCGTCAGGTCTTCTCAGGTCTTCTTCACTCGGACGGTCTGCGTCGAACGCGTTTCAAGGGTCATCTCGTCGGCATCGGCGACCTTCGCCTTCAGCCGCACAGTACCCGCCACGGCATCCACGACATCCACCACCTTCGCCAGCAGTCTGGCAGTGTCCGCGTTCCCGGAGACGCTGGCCAGCTGCACGGCACGACCCAGTTTGGCCGTGGCGCCGTCGACATCACCCATTTTGCGGGCTTCCAGGCCCTGTTGGATAGCCTGCGCGAGCTCCGCCTGCCCTGTGTAGTGCGCCACCTGCGGGCTGATGGCGGTCGAGGCGGCCAGATCGTCGGTCCACACGGCCCGCACCAGACCCTGCGCGAGCGGGGGCCGCGGTTCTCCCGACGGACCGGGAAGCACCAGCGAGGCGCGGGCGGCCAGCATCTCCTGGCCGACGGAGGCGCCGGGCACCCGGACGCACACGTGGTACTCGCGGGACTCGTCGCCCCAGGAACCGGTCGGGTAGTCCCCGGCGCGGGGACCCGCCCCCGTACGGCGGTCCGTGAGGTCGTGCACGGACGGCGAGACCTGCTTGACGTACTGGATCTCCACGCCGACCGGGGTCCACAGGCGCAGCGCGACGTCCGCGACCTCCTTGCCCATGGCGTTCTCCATCATGCGCGTGAAGTCCTGGGCGAGGTGGGCCGGGTCGGCGACGATGTCGGCGGAGCCGAGCAGCGCGTGCGCGATCCCGGTCACCTCCTTCACCTCCCAGTCGGTGCCCACCCCGCGGGCGTCGCAGGTGAAGCGGCCGGCGCAGGCGTCGAGGGTGGCGCGCAGCACGGCCGGTTCCTCGTGCTCGTTGCGGCCGTCGGTGAGCAGGACGCCGTGCCGGATGGTGGCGGTGGACTGCCGCAGCAGGCCGTCGGCCAGCCGGAGCCAGGTGCCGATGGCGGTGCCGCCGCCCGCGCCGAGGCCGCGCAGGGCCTCCTTGGCCCGTGCGCGGCTGTCCGGACCGGCGGTGGCGAGGCGGCCCTGGCCGGGGTAGACCTCCTTCGCCACATGGGTACCGGCGATCACGGCGAAGGCGGTTCCGTCGCGGAGGGTGTCGATCGCGGCGGCGGTGGCCTCGCGTGCGCCGCGCATCTTGTCCGGCGGGTACTCCATCGAGCCGGAGCAGTCCACCATGATCACGACGGCCGCGTCCTGGCCGAGGGCACGGGTGGCGGTGGCGCCGCCGGTGGAGGTGACGGTCACGATGGCGTGCACGTCCCGCCCGCCCGCGGGAAGGAACTCGTTCTGGTACACCTCCACGCTGAAGCGCGGGGCGCTCGGCTTGGCGAAGTTCGCCATCGACAGGACTCCTCGGGGCTGGCTGGGGGAGGGCGGATCAGGCCTCGCTGCGCGGTTCCGTCTCCGTTCGCGCCGGCGCTTCCGGTTCCGCTTCCGCTTCGGCTTCCTGTACTGCTTCCGGTTCCGCGGCGAAGGGCACCAAGGCGACGGTGATGTTGTCGTGCCCGCCCCCGTCGAGGGCGTGCCCGACCAGCACCTGCGCGCTGTGCAGGGGGCGGGCCGCGGCGTCCGGGGGGAGGATCTGGGCCATGTCCGTCGCGGACTCGGCGTAGTTCCACAGGCCGTCCGTGCAGACCACGACCACACCGGGGTGGTCGGGCCGGAAGCTGGCCGTGTGCGGGTCGAGGTCGTAGGCGTCGGCCCCGAGCCAGCCGGTGATGGCGTGGGCGCGGACGTCGGCGTACGCCTCGGCCTCGCCCATCAGACCCGCCGCCACCATCTGCGCGGCCCAGGAGTCGTCCTCGGTGAGGCGGCGCGGCAGGGCGGCCCGGTCGTCCGGGACCCAGTAGGCGCGGCTGTCGCCGACCCAGCCGATGGTCAGGACCCCGCCGCTGACGACGGCGCCGACCAGGGTGCAGGCCGGGGCGTTCTGCGCGCCGGGGGTCTCCGGGGCGAGGGCGTTCACGGCGGCGGCCGCCGCCAGGATCGCCCCGTGCATGGCCTCCGACGGGTGGGTGCCGCGGGGGAGGGCGTCGAGCAGGGACTCGTTGGCGGCGCCGGCGGCCGCCGCCGACGCCTCGTCGGGGCGGCTCGCGGAGGACACCCCGTCGCAGACGATGGCCACGGTGGCGGCGGAGCCGTCGGGCAGCGCGGTGGCCGCGACGGCGAAGGAGTCCTCGTTGCGGTGGTGGCGCAGTCCGCGGTCGCTGACCGCGGCGACGCTGCAGAGCTCCTCCTCCACGTGGTCGCGCTCGCGGGGCTGCGCGTGGCCGCAGTGCTCGCAGTACCCGTCGGTGTCCACGTGCCCGGCCCGGCAGGCGACGCAGGTCTTGCCGCCGTCCCCCTGAGGGGCACCCGCGTACGGGTCCTCGGACGCGGGCGGCCCCTGCGGGGCCGCGGCGTACGGCTCCTCGGGCGCGGGCGGGCCCCAGGGCGTCCCGCCGGAGGGCGTTCCGGTCCCGCCGGGGAGGTCGTGGCGGACGGGATCCGCGCCGTACGGGGTCTCGTGCCCGGAGCCGGCGGAACCCCACGGGCCGCCGCCGGGCCGTGCGGAGGCATCCCCGGCCAGGGTCGGGGCGTGCTCGTCGGTGCCGCCCCATCCGGGCGCGGGCACCCCGGAGAAGCCGGAGTGCGCGGCGGTGTCCCCGGCCGGGACCCCGCCCGCCGACGCCGGGGCCGACACCAGGGCGGCCCCCGCCGGGTCCGCCGCGGCGGCGTACCGGGGACCCGCCGGCGCGGGGGAGCGGGCCCCGCCCACGAGGGCGGACTCCCCGGACTCCCCGGCGTCCCCGGCTCCCGCCCCGGCCCCGGCCACCGGGGTGACCGGGAGGGTCGGCGTCGGATCCGGGTCAGGAGGCGGCGAGGAGAGGGCGTATCCGCACACGCCGCAGAAACGGTCCCCCTCTTCGAGGGGCTCCGCGCAGCCGGGGCAGCCCGACAGCCGATGCATCGACATCAATCACACCCACGTCCGGGGTCGGAAACGGTTTGCCCGCTCCACCAGTTCGATCCTCTCCTCGCCCCGCTGCGCCAGCCGGGCGAGGACGCGGTAAGAGCGCTCCAGGCCGAAGCGCAGCCCCCGCTCGTCCAGTTGACTGCCGAGCAACGAGGTCCGGCCGGGGTCGGCACCCCGGCTACCCGACAGTACCCAGTCCAGGGCCGAGCCCAGAACCTCCGTCGCCAGCCGCTCCTGCCGCTCCGGATCCAGACCGAACCGGCGCAGCGCCTCCACCTGGTCCGACGCGGCCGAGAGATCGGCCAGCAGGGCCTCGTGAGGGGACCGGTCGCGCAGGCGTGCCCGTACGGCCGCCACCCGTGCGGCGGTGTAGTGGATCGAGGCCTCCGGCACGGACTCCAGGGTGAGCACCGCCGCCTCCCGGTCCCCGGCGGCCAGTTGCACCCGGGCCAGCCCGAAGGCCGCGCTGACGAACCCCGGATCGGTGATCCAGACCAGCCGGTAGTACTCGGCGGCGTTGTCCAGTTGGCCCAGCACCTCCGCGCACAGCCCGAGGGCCAGCTTCGGGGCGGGCTCGCCGGGGAAGGCGTCGTAGATGGCGTCGAAGGACAGGGCCGCTATCTCGTCGTCGCCGGTGGCCAGCGAGGCGATCCCGCGGGCCCACACCACCCGCCAGTCGTCCGGGTGCCGCTCCTCCAGTTCGGTCAGGGCCTCTCCGGCGACGGCCAGTTCGCCCAGTTCGAGCCGGGCGCGCAGCTCGCGCAGCCGCAGCTCGGCGGAGTCGGCCGGGGCCGAGCCGAGCGCGCCCAGCAGGTCGGCCGGGGCGGAGGCGAGGAGTCCGGCCAGGAAACCGGCGTTCGGGTCGGCCGGGTCCACCAGCGGCACCGGCAGGGCCAGCGCGGTGTCGTACGCGTCGAGCGGGGCGGGCCCGGTCGCCGCCGCCGGTGCGGCCGCCACGGCCCGCCCGGTCCCGGCCCCCGAAGCAAGAGGAACCGGAACCGGAAGCGGGTCCGGCGCCGCGCTCCCGCGCCGGGGCGTCGGTACCGCGGGGCCCGCCACGTGCGTGGCGGTGGTGCCGAGCGCGGGCACGATCCCGGCTCCGGACGCCGCCACCGGGGCGGGTGCGGCTCCGGCCCCCGACGGCTCCGGCGCGCCCGCGCCGGCCGCCCCGGCCCCCGCGGACCCGCCCGGAGACAGAAGCGGAGACGGAAGCGGAGCCTGCCCGGGAACCGCCGCCACCACCCGGCTCCGGCGCCCCCAGACGCGGCGCGGGATCTCCCGCACGCCCAGCCGGGACACCTCCGCCCCGTCCGCGTCGGCGTACAACCGGGTGTCGGGCACCCGCAGTTCCGGCCCGAACAGGGTCGACGGCTGCGGCCGCGGCCGCCCCGTCTGGAGCGCGACCACCTCCCGCAGCACACCCGTCAGCTGGTCCGCCATCTCCTGCGCGGAGGCGAACCGCCGCCCGGGATCCGGGTCGGTCGCCCGTACGAGCAGCCGGTAGAAGGACTCGTACCGGCCGAAGACCTCGATGTGCTCCGGGTCCGGCAGCGAGTCCACGAACACGTTCGTGTAGCCCTGGAAGTCGAAGGTCAGCACCGCCAGGGTGCGCGCCACCGTGTACAGGTCCGAGGCCACCGAGGGGCCCAGCTCCGCCACCTCGGGTGCCTGGTAGCCCACCGTGCCGTAGATCGCGGACTCGTCGTCGTCCATCCGCCGGACCGCGCCCATGTCGATCAGCTTCAGCTGGTCCTGCTGCTGGATGGCGTTGTCGACCTTGAAGTCGCAGTACAGCAGGTTCCTGCTGTGCAGGTGGCCGAGGGCCTCCAGCGCCTCGATCCCGTACGCGCACGCCTGTTCCACCGGCAGCGGGTCCCGCCGTCCGTCGGGCCGGCGCCGCTCGTTCGCGATCTCCTTCAGCGACTTGCCGCCCACGTACTCCATGACGATGTACCCGTCGAGCGAACCCGTCCGCTGGTCCAGGTGCTCCACGAAGTTGTAGATCCGCACGATGTTGGAGTGCTCGATCTCCGCCAGGAAGCGGCGCTCGGAGATCGCCGCCTCCATCGCGTCCTGGTCGCCGGTGTCCAGCAGGCCCTTGAGGACCACCCACCGGTTCGAGACCGCCCGGTCCACCGCCAGGTAGACCCAGCCCAGGCCGCCGTGGGCCAGACAGCCCGCCACCTCGTACTGGCCGTGCACCACGTCGCCGGAACGCAGCTTCGGCACGAAGGAGTAAGGGTGCCCGCACTTGGTGCAGAACCCCTCCGTCCGGCCCGGCCGGTCGCCGCGCGCGCGGCCCACCGGCGCCCCGCAGTCCGAACGGGAGCAGAACCGCTTGCGCTCCGGCACCTCCGGGTTCTCCAGCACCGCCGCCGAAGGATCGGGACGCGGCACCTCCGGCATGGTGACCAGCCCGGCGCCCAGCCTGCCGCGCCCCGAGGACGGGGCGGAGGAGCCCGAACTGCGCACCGAGACCGAACGGGTGGACGCGGCGCCCGTCAGGGACCGCGAGAGCCGCCCCGACACCGAACGGCGCGAGGACGAGGAGCGCGAGGACCGCGAGGAGCGCGCCGACGCCGAGGAGCGGCCCGAACCGCGCGAGCCCGCCGACCCCCGGGGATCCCCGTGCCGGGCGGCGCTCGTCATCCCCGTCGGCGGCGACACCAGCTCTTCCGCGCCCGCCGCGACCGCGCCGACGGGCGCGAGCCCGCAGGTGTCGCAGTAGACTTCCCCGCCGCCCATGTCCTCGTACGTCCCCGGGCAGCCGGGACGCACGCACGGCGTTCCGATCAGGCTCACGCGTCCTCCTCCCCCGGCCCGGCGGGCCGGTGGTCCTCCGGCAGGGGCTGCCCGGGCACCAGTGTCTCGGCCGTCGCCCTCTGGTAGCGCAGGACGGCCTGCTCGGCGGCGCGCAGGTCGCACGGCGCGCTCCACAGCATCCGCCGTGCCGCGTCGTACCGCTCGATCAGCAGCGGGTCCTCCGCCATGCCGTGCCGGGCCACCTTCGCCTTGTACGCGTCCAGCCGGCCGCGCAGTTCCGCCCGCACCGCCAGCGGGGCCGTCACCGCGGTCAACGATTCGCGGGCCCGTCGGAGTTCCTCGTCGGCCCGGTCCTCCAGGGAGTCCAGCAGCGGCGACAGCCGGTGCCACTGGGACCGCCGCCGGTACTCGGCCGCCGCCGCCAACTGCTCCTGCAGGGCCGTCGGCGGACCGCTGACCGCCGGGACCTCGGACGCCGCGATCTTCGCCAGTACCTCGCCGCGCGCCGTCCGCGCCTCCGCCAGGGTCCGGTCGGCCCGCGAGAGCACGTCCCGCACGCCGATCAGCCGCGCCTCAGCGTCCTGCCGCACGGTCAGCACCGCCTCCACCTCACGGCGTACGTCGTCCAGCGCGCGGGCCGCCCGGTCGTAACGGCCGGTGTCGGGCCGGCCGCCGCCGGGGGCGGAGCTCCCCGCCACCGGGATCCAGAACCCCAGCGGGTCCGCGATCACCCGCGCGCGCAGCTCCACGAGCTCGATGGTGATCTCCTCCAGGTCGTCCCCCGAAGGGTGTTCGCCCGGCCGCACCCCCACCGAGTGCGCGAGCGCGCGCGTGCGGTGCAGTTCGGCACCGAGCAGGTCGATCCGCGCGGGCAGCGCCGACCACACCGAGTCGGCGGCGACCACCACGTCCAGCGAGCCGGCGTACAGCTCGTTCATCCGGGCCACCAGCTCGGCCAGCGAGAACCGCTCCGCGAGCGCGGCGCCCCCGGCTCCGGCCCCGGCGATCACCACTCCGGGACCGCGCAGCCGCTCGGTCAGCTCGGCCAGGTCCTCCCGGGTGGGCCAGCGGCGCCGCTCCCGGATCTCCCGGGCCGCGGCCAGGGCCCCGCTGTAGGCGTCGAAGTACGTCCACAGCCGGGTGACCGCCGCGTCGGCGGCGGCCCAGCGCTCCTCGGTGACCCCGCTCAGCGCGGCGCCCTCCAGCAGCCGGCGGCCGGCGTGGTCCTGGAGCGCGAGCAGCGAGGTCTCCACCGCTTCGTGCTCCGCGCCCAGCCGCGCCAGCGCGCGGTCGACTTCGTCCCGGTCCATCACGTCCCGCCCCGTCCCCGGATGGCTCGCGTACGGCTTCGATTCCGACACCGGCCTCAGCCGTTCCGGTACTTGGGCGCGGGCGGCTGGGCCGGGCTCGGCAGCACGTTCTCGAAGTGCTTGCGGTAGGAGGTCACCCAGGGGCTCTGCTCGCCGCCCGCGCGGTAGTTCTCCAGCACCTTGTTGACCCGGCGCACCAGGTCGGAGGCGTCCTTGTTCATCGCCACCCCATAGAACTCGCGGGTGAAGGGCGCGCCGACCAGCTGCACCGACGGGTCCTGCGCCGCCTGGCCCGCGGCCAGGGCGTTGTCCGTGATGATGCCGTCCACCTCTCCCAGCTGCAGCCGCACCAGGCAGTCCAGCTGGTTGGGCACGGACACCGGCAGCGCGCCGTACGACTTTGCCTTGAGCGCCGCCTCCGCCGTGGAACCGGCGGCGGTGCAGATCCGGCGGCCCTGCAGCGAGGCGTCGTAGCCGGTGATGTGCGAACCCTTGGGGGCCAGCACCTGCTGCCCGGCCTCGAAGTAGGCCGTGGAGAAGGCCACGTCCTCCAGCCGCTTGCAGTTGATCGTCATGGTCCGCACGACGATGTCGACACGGCCCTCCTGGAGCGCCGGGATGCGCTGGCTGGTGGGGATGGCCCGGTAGATGACCGCGTCCTCCCTGCCCAGGATGTCCTTGGCTATGGCCTTGACCAGGTCGATGTCGAAGCCGTCGAGGTGGCCGTCCGGATTGCGGTACCCCCACTTGAAGCTGTTCTGGTCCACACCCGCCACCAGCTTGCCCGCCTTGCGGATCCGCTCGATCGTCGGACCGTCCAGACCGGACGGGGCCAGGCTGGCCTCCGGGTCCTGGCAGGTGTC
Protein-coding sequences here:
- a CDS encoding glutamate ABC transporter substrate-binding protein gives rise to the protein MRIRRTRTVHRLRGWGGVSAMAAACAVTAAAVLLPLAGTSPGTAHRTAVQEPATMAAAPFAPADTCQDPEASLAPSGLDGPTIERIRKAGKLVAGVDQNSFKWGYRNPDGHLDGFDIDLVKAIAKDILGREDAVIYRAIPTSQRIPALQEGRVDIVVRTMTINCKRLEDVAFSTAYFEAGQQVLAPKGSHITGYDASLQGRRICTAAGSTAEAALKAKSYGALPVSVPNQLDCLVRLQLGEVDGIITDNALAAGQAAQDPSVQLVGAPFTREFYGVAMNKDASDLVRRVNKVLENYRAGGEQSPWVTSYRKHFENVLPSPAQPPAPKYRNG
- a CDS encoding tetratricopeptide repeat protein; the protein is MGTPCVRPGCPGTYEDMGGGEVYCDTCGLAPVGAVAAGAEELVSPPTGMTSAARHGDPRGSAGSRGSGRSSASARSSRSSRSSSSRRSVSGRLSRSLTGAASTRSVSVRSSGSSAPSSGRGRLGAGLVTMPEVPRPDPSAAVLENPEVPERKRFCSRSDCGAPVGRARGDRPGRTEGFCTKCGHPYSFVPKLRSGDVVHGQYEVAGCLAHGGLGWVYLAVDRAVSNRWVVLKGLLDTGDQDAMEAAISERRFLAEIEHSNIVRIYNFVEHLDQRTGSLDGYIVMEYVGGKSLKEIANERRRPDGRRDPLPVEQACAYGIEALEALGHLHSRNLLYCDFKVDNAIQQQDQLKLIDMGAVRRMDDDESAIYGTVGYQAPEVAELGPSVASDLYTVARTLAVLTFDFQGYTNVFVDSLPDPEHIEVFGRYESFYRLLVRATDPDPGRRFASAQEMADQLTGVLREVVALQTGRPRPQPSTLFGPELRVPDTRLYADADGAEVSRLGVREIPRRVWGRRSRVVAAVPGQAPLPSPLLSPGGSAGAGAAGAGAPEPSGAGAAPAPVAASGAGIVPALGTTATHVAGPAVPTPRRGSAAPDPLPVPVPLASGAGTGRAVAAAPAAATGPAPLDAYDTALALPVPLVDPADPNAGFLAGLLASAPADLLGALGSAPADSAELRLRELRARLELGELAVAGEALTELEERHPDDWRVVWARGIASLATGDDEIAALSFDAIYDAFPGEPAPKLALGLCAEVLGQLDNAAEYYRLVWITDPGFVSAAFGLARVQLAAGDREAAVLTLESVPEASIHYTAARVAAVRARLRDRSPHEALLADLSAASDQVEALRRFGLDPERQERLATEVLGSALDWVLSGSRGADPGRTSLLGSQLDERGLRFGLERSYRVLARLAQRGEERIELVERANRFRPRTWV